A stretch of Prunus dulcis chromosome 6, ALMONDv2, whole genome shotgun sequence DNA encodes these proteins:
- the LOC117630268 gene encoding uncharacterized protein LOC117630268, with the protein MPQAFIPESAWFQVMLYVATESSEDLFRMASVCPLFQTLANSPQVWNTISMAKYPYHPIWYRASPAIQHFLEQCRACDNPESIFREAFDIFFRHGKVEALYGMRIAATAGHMEAAYVVGLLGMSGIGQPKEDALQFLCSLNQRNNIDMKGTRDALTRRLSRACVATHIVDMFDYGKIKFNRCSACNNNEWYFVIQGWPSEDKINPALWTCCNRCKWHRESIFWSKLMREYVVRGNHVFLH; encoded by the coding sequence CGGAAGATCTCTTCCGTATGGCATCTGTGTGCCCATTGTTCCAAACTTTGGCAAACAGTCCACAAGTGTGGAACACCATTTCAATGGCAAAGTACCCATACCATCCTATCTGGTACCGTGCCAGCCCTGCGATCCAGCATTTCTTGGAACAATGCAGGGCTTGCGATAACCCTGAGTCCATATTTAGAGAAGCATTCGATATTTTTTTCAGGCACGGTAAGGTGGAAGCGTTGTATGGGATGCGCATTGCAGCCACGGCAGGCCATATGGAAGCGGCATATGTAGTTGGACTACTTGGTATGTCCGGAATTGGTCAGCCAAAAGAGGATGCATTACAATTCTTGTGTTCTTTGAATCAACGTAACAACATTGATATGAAAGGAACCAGGGATGCTTTGACACGAAGATTAAGCCGAGCATGTGTTGCAACACATATCGTAGATATGTTTGACTATGGGAAGATTAAGTTTAATCGCTGCAGCGCTTGTAACAACAATGAATggtattttgttattcaaggCTGGCCTAGTGAAGACAAGATAAATCCTGCCTTATGGACTTGTTGCAATCGATGCAAATGGCACCGTGAGAGTATTTTTTGGTCCAAACTGATGCGTGAGTATGTTGTGCGAGGGAATCACGTTTTTTTGCATTAG